A section of the Gemmatimonadales bacterium genome encodes:
- a CDS encoding FAD-dependent monooxygenase, whose product MDTDVLIVGAGPTGLMLANQLARHGVRALLIDRTAGPARETRALGVQARTLEIYSHLGIAERAVELGKRATGANLWAQGRPTARVPLGDIGRSLSPYPFLLILGQDDNERLLGEALATRGQTVQWSTELVGLSQETDRVVARLRQPDGSTREITAAWTAGCDGARSSVREMSGIAFVGAPYEHVFFVADTQVTGPMVRDELNVFLWRDGFHLFFPMRGADHWRIVGILPAALRGRDDVTLDDVVPSIRHEAPGVAVQACTWFSTYRIHHRRAERFRQGRWFLLGDAAHIHSPVGAQGMNTGLQDAYNLGWKLALVVSGRAGASLLDSYEAERIPVAERLLGTTDRLFSLAVSANWMVGFIRSKVFARMLALAMGVERIRTLGFRTISQIGIRYPRSPLSSTLPELPRSAPRAGDRFPWLRLRLSPNGPAEDLFQRLDDTRFTLVVVGQPAPPQGSGLQDLLATLEVPLDPANEAALSRVGIPRRAFYLVRPDGYVGLAGTSLVGAALMDYFSERLGIGVARA is encoded by the coding sequence GTGGACACTGACGTCCTGATCGTCGGCGCCGGCCCCACGGGGCTGATGCTGGCCAATCAGCTCGCCCGCCACGGCGTGCGCGCGCTGCTCATCGACCGTACCGCCGGACCGGCACGCGAGACCCGCGCCCTCGGCGTCCAGGCCCGCACCCTCGAGATCTATTCCCACCTCGGCATCGCGGAGCGGGCGGTGGAGTTGGGGAAGCGTGCCACCGGCGCCAATCTGTGGGCCCAGGGGAGGCCGACCGCGCGGGTACCGCTGGGCGACATCGGGCGGAGCTTGAGCCCCTATCCCTTTCTCCTGATCCTGGGGCAGGACGACAACGAACGGCTGCTGGGCGAGGCGCTCGCCACCCGCGGCCAGACGGTGCAGTGGAGCACGGAGCTGGTCGGGCTTTCGCAGGAAACCGATCGGGTGGTGGCCCGGCTCCGGCAGCCGGACGGTAGCACCCGGGAGATCACGGCCGCCTGGACGGCCGGGTGCGACGGCGCGCGCAGCAGCGTGCGCGAGATGAGCGGGATCGCCTTCGTCGGCGCGCCGTACGAGCACGTGTTCTTCGTCGCCGACACCCAGGTCACCGGACCGATGGTGCGCGACGAGCTCAACGTCTTCCTCTGGCGCGACGGCTTTCACCTCTTCTTCCCCATGCGCGGGGCCGATCACTGGCGCATCGTCGGCATCCTGCCCGCAGCACTGCGCGGGCGCGACGACGTGACCCTCGACGACGTGGTTCCTTCCATCCGGCATGAGGCGCCCGGCGTTGCGGTCCAGGCATGCACCTGGTTCTCCACCTACCGCATCCATCACCGACGCGCCGAGCGGTTTCGCCAGGGCCGCTGGTTCCTCCTGGGCGACGCGGCGCATATTCACAGTCCGGTCGGCGCGCAGGGGATGAACACGGGCCTGCAGGACGCGTACAACCTGGGCTGGAAGCTGGCACTGGTGGTCTCGGGCCGTGCGGGAGCTTCGTTGCTCGATTCGTACGAAGCCGAGCGGATCCCGGTGGCCGAGCGGCTGCTCGGCACGACCGACCGGCTGTTCTCACTCGCCGTGTCGGCCAACTGGATGGTGGGATTCATCCGGAGCAAGGTGTTCGCCCGGATGCTGGCCCTCGCCATGGGAGTGGAGAGGATCCGGACGCTCGGGTTCCGCACCATCTCCCAGATCGGGATTCGCTACCCGCGCAGTCCGCTCTCAAGCACGCTGCCCGAGCTGCCCCGCTCGGCGCCTCGCGCGGGCGATCGCTTTCCCTGGCTCCGGCTTCGGCTGAGCCCAAACGGCCCGGCAGAGGACCTGTTCCAACGACTGGACGACACTCGATTCACTCTGGTCGTGGTCGGACAGCCCGCGCCGCCGCAGGGTTCCGGGCTGCAGGATCTCCTGGCCACCTTGGAGGTTCCCCTCGATCCCGCCAATGAAGCTGCCCTATCGCGTGTCGGGATTCCCCGTCGCGCGTTCTACCTGGTGCGGCCGGACGGATACGTCGGCCTCGCGGGGACCAGCCTGGTCGGCGCGGCGCTGATGGATTACTTCTCCGAGCGGCTGGGCATAGGGGTCGCCCGCGCGTGA
- a CDS encoding protein kinase, protein MTASTFADALRDRYLLERELGRGGMATVYLAHDVKHDRKVALKVLHPDLGAALGPERFLREIKAAAGLHHPHILQLHDSGDAEGALYYVMPYVDGESLRDRLRRNGRLSLEEGCRITGEVADALDYAHRHGLVHRDIKPENILLAEGHAHVADFGIAKGVSVATHAGLTQTGLLVGTPAYMSPEQGAGGEVDGRSDQYSLACVTFEMLTGSPLFSGPTPQAVLLQRFRPIPFEAWPGSISVSMQQVFRRALAVEPSDRFTSSSEFAQTLETQSRPAIASVAAPERPTIIVLPLVNMNASSDDEYFSDGMTEDIIAQLSLVRGLRVISRTTAMRYKGLQRSLVDIAEELHASHVVEGSVRRAGTRLRIVAQLIEARSDEHLWSETFDRDLTDVFAIQSDVAERITGALRTRLSPEERRRFGHRPTEDMEAYNLYLLARQQNQAKPDGLAKAIEYFERAIDLDPRFARAYGGLAIAYGWYGAGYFGMRPRDGYGKATVVASKALELDPDVAEAHVILGKFEEWIHFDWNAAEARFERALALNPNYAWGHIVYGFHLAAVGRLAEAVDAGQRGVELDPAAPAVRDNAMWFNYWARRYDEALAEIIAAESQLPEDVFILWTHGAVLIALGRASEAIAPLRELVKRAPIMSYATLLAWGLAAAGQTTEAYELLREIHSRESTEYVWPVGIAWAYARLGQMDRAFEYLERGYEDRAGFMIFISCEPAFDPFRGDPRFDSIVRRVGAIAPSSAGFPLAV, encoded by the coding sequence GTGACGGCCTCCACGTTTGCCGACGCCCTCCGCGATCGCTACCTGCTCGAGCGCGAGCTCGGCCGCGGCGGCATGGCTACGGTCTACCTGGCACACGACGTGAAGCACGACCGCAAGGTCGCCCTCAAGGTCCTGCACCCGGACTTGGGCGCCGCCCTGGGGCCCGAACGGTTTCTCCGTGAGATCAAGGCCGCGGCTGGGCTACACCACCCCCACATTCTTCAACTCCATGACTCCGGCGATGCCGAAGGCGCTCTCTACTACGTCATGCCGTACGTCGATGGGGAGAGCCTTCGTGACCGACTTCGCCGCAATGGGCGGCTCAGCCTAGAGGAAGGATGCCGCATCACTGGTGAGGTGGCAGACGCGCTGGACTACGCTCATCGGCACGGGCTTGTTCACCGAGACATCAAGCCTGAAAACATTCTGCTCGCTGAGGGCCATGCGCATGTAGCCGACTTCGGAATCGCCAAGGGAGTTAGTGTCGCGACTCATGCTGGGCTGACCCAGACCGGCCTTCTTGTGGGTACGCCGGCATACATGAGTCCGGAACAGGGCGCCGGCGGGGAAGTGGACGGTCGTTCCGACCAGTACAGTCTCGCCTGCGTGACGTTTGAGATGCTGACAGGGTCACCGCTCTTTTCGGGGCCGACCCCTCAAGCGGTTCTGCTACAGCGTTTCCGGCCGATCCCTTTCGAAGCCTGGCCGGGATCCATCTCTGTCTCGATGCAGCAGGTGTTCAGAAGGGCGCTCGCAGTCGAGCCTTCGGACCGATTCACCAGCAGCTCGGAATTCGCTCAGACGCTGGAGACACAATCGAGACCTGCGATCGCCAGCGTCGCGGCACCCGAGCGACCGACGATCATCGTGCTGCCGCTTGTCAACATGAATGCTAGCTCGGACGACGAGTACTTCAGCGACGGGATGACCGAGGACATCATCGCCCAGCTCTCGCTTGTGCGTGGGCTGAGAGTCATCTCGCGAACCACCGCGATGCGTTACAAGGGGCTACAGCGGTCGCTCGTGGACATAGCGGAAGAGCTACATGCGTCACATGTCGTGGAAGGGAGCGTGCGCCGTGCCGGGACTCGCCTGCGAATCGTTGCCCAGCTCATCGAGGCGCGAAGCGACGAGCACCTATGGTCGGAGACGTTTGATCGCGACCTGACGGACGTGTTCGCGATACAAAGTGACGTGGCAGAGCGGATAACGGGCGCGCTCCGGACGCGGCTCTCTCCGGAGGAGCGCCGCCGCTTCGGGCATCGCCCCACGGAAGATATGGAAGCCTACAACCTCTATCTGCTTGCCCGGCAACAAAACCAAGCCAAACCGGACGGGCTTGCGAAGGCGATCGAGTATTTTGAGCGTGCCATCGACCTGGATCCCCGCTTCGCAAGGGCGTATGGAGGCCTCGCGATCGCCTATGGCTGGTATGGTGCCGGCTACTTCGGCATGCGCCCGCGTGACGGGTATGGAAAGGCCACCGTAGTCGCGTCAAAGGCGCTCGAGCTCGACCCAGACGTCGCCGAAGCGCATGTCATACTGGGCAAGTTCGAAGAGTGGATTCACTTCGACTGGAACGCTGCCGAGGCACGCTTTGAGCGAGCGCTTGCACTGAATCCGAACTACGCGTGGGGCCACATTGTCTACGGCTTCCATCTCGCTGCCGTGGGCAGGTTGGCTGAAGCAGTTGACGCCGGACAGCGCGGCGTGGAGCTCGACCCCGCCGCGCCGGCAGTGCGCGACAATGCGATGTGGTTCAACTACTGGGCACGACGCTACGACGAAGCACTCGCTGAGATAATTGCCGCTGAGTCGCAGCTGCCAGAGGACGTCTTTATACTCTGGACGCACGGAGCCGTATTGATCGCGCTCGGCCGAGCATCAGAGGCGATCGCTCCCTTACGCGAATTGGTCAAGCGCGCGCCGATCATGTCGTATGCGACACTGCTCGCCTGGGGCCTCGCGGCGGCCGGCCAGACCACAGAGGCGTACGAGCTCCTGCGGGAGATCCATTCGCGAGAGTCGACGGAATACGTCTGGCCTGTAGGTATCGCGTGGGCTTACGCCCGGCTCGGTCAGATGGACCGTGCATTTGAGTACCTCGAGCGTGGGTACGAGGATCGAGCCGGCTTTATGATTTTCATCTCGTGTGAGCCCGCCTTCGACCCTTTCCGCGGTGACCCGCGCTTCGACTCCATAGTACGTCGGGTTGGCGCGATCGCGCCCAGCTCAGCAGGCTTCCCGCTTGCCGTGTGA